One Halomonas sp. THAF5a genomic region harbors:
- a CDS encoding head maturation protease, ClpP-related, translating into MPMPKLLQLFLDNQAKPKDFRALRNEGRGEIYLYDAIGDWFGISAEAFNREVRAMEGEIDELHLYINSPGGDVFEARAMATALSQLKVKTVAHIEGLAASAATFLPMVTDEVEMTEGGFFMIHEAWTLTMGNKRDHRQQADLLGKVDDSILDAYAKRTGAKRDDLTAWMEAETWFTAAEAKEHGFITSILETDRRQAAAQWNLAAYHNTPSALTEGPPPEHLYDRAQAERRLALIERH; encoded by the coding sequence ATGCCGATGCCTAAGCTGCTCCAGCTGTTCCTGGACAACCAGGCCAAGCCCAAGGACTTCCGCGCCCTGCGCAACGAAGGTCGCGGCGAGATCTATCTCTACGACGCCATCGGCGACTGGTTCGGCATCAGCGCCGAGGCCTTCAACCGCGAGGTCCGCGCCATGGAGGGGGAGATCGACGAGCTCCACCTCTACATCAACTCCCCCGGCGGCGACGTCTTCGAGGCCCGCGCCATGGCCACCGCCCTGTCGCAGCTCAAGGTGAAGACGGTGGCCCACATCGAAGGCCTGGCCGCCAGCGCGGCGACCTTCCTGCCCATGGTCACCGACGAGGTCGAGATGACCGAGGGCGGCTTCTTCATGATCCATGAGGCCTGGACGCTGACCATGGGCAACAAGCGCGACCACCGCCAGCAGGCCGACCTGCTGGGCAAGGTCGACGACTCCATCCTCGACGCCTACGCCAAGCGCACCGGCGCCAAGCGTGATGACCTCACCGCCTGGATGGAGGCCGAAACCTGGTTCACCGCCGCGGAGGCAAAGGAGCATGGCTTCATCACCAGCATCCTCGAAACCGACCGCCGCCAGGCCGCTGCCCAGTGGAACCTGGCTGCCTACCACAACACGCCCAGCGCCCTCACTGAAGGGCCGCCCCCGGAGCACCTCTACGACCGAGCGCAAGCCGAGCGACGGCTCGCGCTGATCGAACGGCACTAG